Part of the Capsicum annuum cultivar UCD-10X-F1 chromosome 12, UCD10Xv1.1, whole genome shotgun sequence genome is shown below.
TAAATCAAAAagcataactcacttaaaaagtgagttatgtaatTTTTATTGTATAACTCACCTTTTTAGTGAGTTATGTAATATGTAAGTTTTATAAACATtcacataaattataaaaataaatacaacttacgttatttataaaatcaaaaagtataactcactttttaaatTAGTTATGTATAAATCCAAGAAAAAATGTTTTGTTTCCACCCTTAACTATAcatgaaattgctgagacacgCCCGAACTTTAGGAGAGTCTTATTATTCCTGGaccaattaaaattatatttttgacaatcttaatGCCTATGTTGTACATACGTGACACATCAatgaatcaacacactgaaggtccacatatgcactaaggttgtcaaaaatgcGATTTTAATTAatccaggggtaataggacctcctAAATTTCAAGTGTGTCTCAATAATTTCGTGTATGATTTAAGGTAAAAACGATACATTTTCTCTAAATCCAAAagcataactcacttaaaaaatGAGTTATATAACGTTCATTGTATAACTCACTTTTAAGTGAGTTATGCagaaataaaacaaataattCACTTTTTAGGTGAGTTATGTACTTTTTCATGAGCATGACGTCGTATGCCAACTATcgttaaaaaaattgatataactcacttaaaaaataaattaaattaagcatgtttttattatattttatatacataaaatattttaatatttttattaatttcatgacCTATTTTAATTCCGGACTCTCCATATTCACAATTTCGAGTCAATCAGCTAAAACTATTCAACTGTGTgagtacaacaacaaaaaaaaaaaactaatttttttttaatatgactttgaatattttaatttctagtaattattatgaattatatttacataatttcaatatcaaaatcagCACGTAAATTGGGCAGACAGAATAGTCATGTAATTTTGAGCCCCTTTTTGAGTTGTCCATtagatttttggaccaaattaccgataaataaaaacaaagagcaggatttgaaaaaacaaaaaaaaaaaaaaaaaagaattaaaaaaggagagaaaacaTGAAAAGATGGGAGGAAGGGACCCATGGAGATTTAAGTGGGGGAGAACATACTAGTTAATCTACAAAAAATGAACTCTAGAGCAATGGTGTTATGATAAAAATAGGAAATTTTTGGGTATGTAGACTCTCTCTAAATTTTGGTTTAGGGTTTTTGTTAGGCAGAAAAGATGGGGCGAAAGAAGTTAGAAATAAAGCCAATTCTAGATAACAGCTGTAGACAAATTGCTTTTTGTAAAAGGAGAAAAGGTCTAATAAAGAAAGCTAGAGAACTTTCAATTTTGTGTGATGTTGATGTTGGTGTTGTTATCGTCTCCAATCGTGGCAGACTCCATGAATTCTCCAGCACTAACAGGTTTTTTCAATTTCACACATGATCATTCGATTAATAATTATTGTCTCGTATTTATATCTGAAAGAGTCTAATTTCGTATATTGTATAATTCTCCAGCACTAACAGGATCTTTATTAATTATCTTGATATACGTGTTTAGCTGTTAGGAAGAGGACTTGTTTCTAGGTTGACACGTTtactaactaaataaataatttttagggggtgcagattttagtatttatctCTTTGAGTTGGTGTTTGCTGATGATTGATGCATAAGAAAGTTTAACCTTTTTTGCATGTGATAATGCAGGATGTTCAACATAGTACGATTGGGAAAACACGCAAGCTAGTCAATAGAATTCTAACCCTTTTTTTATGCCTAAATTGAATGTCTATGGCAATATAGGAGTAATTGAGAGTTTGAGAATAGGGAAAAGTCCACCTCAAACAATATACAAAAAGTTTAGGTCATACCTAAACTATCATAGTGACatattacacacctatactatataaaagtgaaactATTACCTCCCTGCGACATCCATGCCCAGACGCGATGAATGGAGTGCACTCCACTCGCCCTGTGATGTTGTCacgtgtttaatttatttttctattgaattAATGGCCCCTTAAATAAACCTAACCTGACCCAACTAATTTAATCCAATTCTAACCCCACCCAACCCAAATATTTCACCCTACCCGATTCATAGTGGATCTTGaaaagttctatttttttttctcattttggatCTTTATTCTTCCAGTTAATTTGGTGTAATAATTTTTACATTTCTTGATTTTGCTCAAAAGTTTACATTTTTTTCCTTGCCGGGTCttgaaaagttcaaatttttcatACTGGGTCTTGAAATAGTTTTCCATTTTCACCAtttcttgattttgttccaaAGATTAGATTTTATTCTTCCATATTGGAGGTtgaaaagtttcaatttttttcattttgggtCTTTTTTGAGTCCATTTTCCCATTTCTTGgttttgtttcaaaatttagatttatttCTATATAAGGTGTTGAAaagtttattattttcattgtcaGAGGCGGACCCACGTGTTTTTTTCGGAtgctccggcacccactaaactTAACGTAGATTAGAtgtaattatataagaaatacaaaataaataatataatataatatagtatATTAAAATGCATCCAGTGAACAAACACATGACTGGGTGCAGTGGTTTGAGGTTGGACTCCCATATCTAGGTCTCTGGATTCGATTCCCCGTAGGTGCACATTACTTTTTATAAGTTTTTATGCTACTTTACATTAGTATTTACACGCACTAAGCttctttatatattatttatttataaattttatattgttaaaTATTAATTACAGAATCCcatagttgattttttttttacttttcatttgttaattttttatacTTTGTTTACTTCTTGAGTCATTAAACAAAAAAGAAAGCTTTTACAGTTTTTAATTACTCAAAGTCAAACACTTTACCCTTTCCCTTTGGCATTCTCGGCATTCTCCAGGCACTTCATCAAAAACCATCCtctttcaaaactaaataaacaccaaatttcatcttcttctttcaattttattttccattttcatAATCTTCATTCACTAATCTCAAAGCGCAGGTACTTTACTTTTCTTCagagttaaaatttaaaatatgattttgaatttgaatttgtatatgaTATTTATCTATTTCTTATTCATTATAATTGCCATAGAAATTAGAAAATATATGAGTTAGTAGAGATTTGTTATTGTTCTCCTtgttttttgtcaaaaaaaaggaaaatttcttcaaaaagaagTGGAAAATGTCAAGTTGATATCtaataatatacaacaaaaaGAGTATTTGATTTGGGAAATACAACAAAAGGTGAATAACAAACGTACgaatcaaaaataaattcttgTATCTTGTTTAGCAATTAGTTTTAAAGTACTTGCTACTTCACCAATCTCCTAAAtattgcaataataaaataaggattttagatttttcttttcacCAATCTTCTATAGATATGATTCTATGAAAGATTCTTGCTTGAAAATCGTATTAATTGAATCTTGTTTtgcaaaattttttataaatctaTGTAAATTAGGATGGATAAGTTTGTCATTAGATCAAAACGTTGGCAACCTAGCTCTAAAGCTATTATCCCACCCGTTGCTTCATCTATAGCTTTGGAAGTTCAAAGAGATACTACTCCTTCAAATATcgaatttacatatttgaaagctGATCCGGCAGAAAGAAGGCCTATAGTAGAATATGATGTTAATATACGTGACGAAGTTAGAAGATATTATATTCAAAAGGGGCCTTGTCAGCCTAGGGAtcacattttttcaaaaaattaatttggaaagaaaaaaattacgaTGCGTAAATTTAATCCTGATTGGTTCAAAGGTCAATATTCCAAGTGGTTAGAGTACAGTGTATCAAAAGATGTTGCATATTGTTTGTGTTGCTACTTGTTTAAAAATGAGCATGAAGTTCATGGTAATATGGCCGATATTGCTTTTACGCAAAATGGCTTTAAGGGTTGGAACAAGGCTTTGGAGAGATTCGGAACTCATATTGGAGAGGTTAATAGCATCCACAACAAGTGTTTCAACATGATGATTGATTTGATGAATCAATCACAATCTATTCGCACATCTTTTGACAAGCATTccgagaaagaaaaaaatgaatctcGGCATCGCTTGAGTGCTTCAGTTAACGTGGCAAGGTTTCTTTTGAAATTGGGATTGCCATCGTGGTCGTGATGAGAGTGTATCTTCTACAAATAAAGGTATATTTCTTGAGCTTTTNNNNNNNNNNNNNNNNNNNNNNNNNNNNNNNNNNNNNNNNNNNNNNNNNNNNNNNNNNNNNNNNNNNNNNNNNNNNNNNNNNNNNNNNNNNNNNNNNNNNNNNNNNNNNNNNNNNNNNNNNNNNNNNNNNNNNNNNNNNNNNNNNNNNNNNNNNNNNNNNNNNNNNNNNNNNNNNNNNNNNNNNNNNNNNNNNNNNNNNNNNNNNNNNNNNNNNNNNNNNNNNNNNNNNNNNNNNNNNNNNNNNNNNNNNNNNNNNNNNNNNNNNNNNNNNNNNNNNNNNNNNNNNNNNNNNNNNNNNNNNNNNNNNNNNNNNNNNNNNNNNNNNNNNNNNNNNNNNNNNNNNNNNNNNNNNNNNNNNNNNNNNNNNNNNNNNNNNNNNNNNNNNNNNNNNNNNNNNNNNNNNNNNNNNNNNNNNNNNNNNNNNNNNNNNNNNNNNNNNNNNNNNNNNNNNNNNNNNNNNNNNNNNNNNNNNNNNNNNNNNNNNNNNNNNNNNNNNNNNNNNNNNNNNNNNNNNNNNNNNNNNNNNNNNNNNNNNNNNNNNNNNNNNNNNNNNNNNNNNNNNNNNNNNNNNNNNNNNNNNNNNNNNNNNNNNNNNNNNNNNNNNNNNNNNNNNNNNNNNNNNNNNNNNNNNNNNNNNNNNNNNNNNNNNNNNNNNNNNNNNNNNNNNNNNNNNNNNNNNNNNNNNNNNNNNNNNNNNNNNNNNNNNNNNNNNNNNNNNNNNNNNNNNNNNNNNNNNNNNNNNNNNNNNNNNNNNNNNNNNNNNNNNNNNNNNNNNNNNNNNNNNNNNNNNNNNNNNNNNNNNNNNNNNNNNNNNNNNNNNNNNNNNNNNNNNNNNNNNNNNNNNNNNNNNNNNNNNNNNNNNNNNNNNNNNNNNNNNNNNNNNNNNNNNNNNNNNNNNNNNNNNNNNNNNNNNNNNNNNNNNNNNNNNNNNNNNNNNNNNNNNNNNNNNNNNNNNNNNNNNNNNNNNNNNNNNNNNNNNNNNNNNNNNNNNNNNNNNNNNNNNNNNNNNNNNNNNNNNNNNNNNNNNNNNNNNNNNNNNNNNNNNNNNNNNNNNNNNNNNNNNNNNNNNNNNNNNNNNNNNNNNNNNNNNNNNNNNNNNNNNNNNNNNNNNNNNNNNNNNNNNNNNNNNNNNNNNNNNNNNNNNNNNNNNNNNNNNNNNNNNNNNNNNNNNNNNNNNNNNNNNNNNNNNNNNNNNNNNNNNNNNNNNNNNNNNNNNNNNNNNNNNNNNNNNNNNNNNNNNNNNNNNNNNNNNNNNNNNNNNNNNNNNNNNNNNNNNNNNNNNNNNNNNNNNNNNNNNNNNNNNNNNNNNNNNNNNNNNNNNNNNNNNNNNNNNNNNNNNNNNNNNNNNNNNNNNNNNNNNNNNNNNNNNNNNNNNNNNNNNNNNNNNNNNNNNNNNNNNNNNNNNNNNNNNNNNNNNNNNNNNNNNNNNNNNNNNNNNNNNNNNNNNNNNNNNNNNNNNNNNNNNNNNNNNNNNNNNNNNNNNNNNNNNNNNNNNNNNNNNNNNNNNNNNNNNNNNNNNNNNNNNNNNNNNNNNNNNNNNNNNNNNNNNNNNNNNNNNNNNNNNNNNNNNNNNNNNNNNNNNNNNNNNNNNNNNNNNNNNNNNNNNNNNNNNNNNNNNNNNNNNNNNNNNNNNNNNNNNNNNNNNNNNNNNNNNNNNNNNNNNNNNNNNNNNNNNNNNNNNNNNNNNNNNNNNNNNNNNNNNNNNNNNNNNNNNNNNNNNNNNNNNNNNNNNNNNNNNNNNNNNNNNNNNNNNNNNNNNNNNNNNNNNNNNNNNNNNNNNNNNNNNNNNNNNNNNNNNNNNNNNNNNNNNNNNNNNNNNNNNNNNNNNNNNNNNNNNNNNNNNNNNNNNNNNNNNNNNNNNNNNNNNNNNNNNNNNNNNNNNNNNNNNNNNNNNNNNNNNNNNNNNNNNNNNNNNNNNNNNNNNNNNNNNNNNNNNNNNNNNNNNNNNNNNNNNNNNNNNNNNNNNNNNNNNNNNNNNNNNNNNNNNNNNNNNNNNNNNNNNNNNNNNNNNNNNNNNNNNNNNNNNNNNNNNNNNNNNNNNNNNNNNNNNNNNNNNNNNNNNNNNNNNNNNNNNNNNNNNNNNNNNNNNNNNNNNNNNNNNNNNNNNNNNNNNNNNNNNNNNNNNNNNNNNNNNNNNNNNNNNNNNNNNNNNNNNNNNNNNNNNNNNNNNNNNNNNNNNNNNNNNNNNNNNNNNNNNNNNNNNNNNNNNNNNNNNNNNNNNNNNNNNNNNNNNNNNNNNNNNNNNNNNNNNNNNNNNNNNNNNNNNNNNNNNNNNNNNNNNNNNNNNNNNNNNNNNNNNNNNNNNNNNNNNNNNNNNNNNNNNNNNNNNNNNNNNNNNNNNNNNNNNNNNNNNNNNNNNNNNNNNNNNNNNNNNNNNNNNNNNNNNNNNNNNNNNNNNNNNNNNNNNNNNNNNNNNNNNNNNNNNNNNNNNNNNNNNNNNNNNNNNNNNNNNNNNNNNNNNNNNNNNNNNNNNNNNNNNNNNNNNNNNNNNNNNNNNNNNNNNNNNNNNNNNNNNNNNNNNNNNNNNNNNNNNNNNNNNNNNNNNNNNNNNNNNNNNNNNNNNNNNNNNNNNNNNNNNNNNNNNNNNNNNNNNNNNNNNNNNNNNNNNNNNNNNNNNNNNNNNNNNNNNNNNNNNNNNNNNNNNNNNNNNNNNNNNNNNNNNNNNNNNNNNNNNNNNNNNNNNNNNNNNNNNNNNNNNNNNNNNNNNNNNNNNNNNNNNNNNNNNNNNNNNNNNNNNNNNNNNNNNNNNNNNNNNNNNNNNNNNNNNNNNNNNNNNNNNNNNNNNNNNNNNNNNNNNNNNNNNNNNNNNNNNNNNNNNNNNNNNNNNNNNNNNNNNNNNNNNNNNNNNNNNNNNNNNNNNNNNNNNNNNNNNNNNNNNNNNNNNNNNNNNNNNNNNNNNNNNNNNNNNNNNNNNNNNNNNNNNNNNNNNNNNNNNNNNNNNNNNNNNNNNNNNNNNNNNNNNNNNNNNNNNNNNNNNNNNNNNNNNNNNNNNNNNNNNNNGAAGTGATAGAGCGATTTGTTGGTGTTGTCCATGTTAGTGATACATCTGCACGATCATTAAAGGAGTCAacctattcttttcttttagattACTCACTAAGTCCATCCTAAATACGTGGACAAGGTTACAATGGTGCAAGTAACATGCAAGGTGAACTAAATGGTCTTAAGAGCTTAATTTTGCGTGATACTCCATCTGCTTATTCTACTCATTGTTTTGCTCACCAGTTGCAGCTGACACTCGTGGCTCTTGTGAAGAAGAATtcagatgatttttttttgtttagttacTAATGTGTTGAATATTGTTGGAGCATCATATAAGCGCAGGGATTTGCTCAGACAACATCAAGCTGTAAAATTAAAAAAGTTGATCATTTCTGGTGAAGTGCACACTGGACAGGGACTAAATCAAGAACGCGGACTTCAACGGCCATGTGACACTCGTTCGGGTTCTCACTGTAAGACGTTAGAGAACTTCATTGACATATTTCTATCAATTCTTTATGTGCTTGAATTTGCTGCACGTGAGTGCCCAAATTATCTTGACAGACTTGCAGCTGAAACTCTTGAGAATACGATTAAGGGGTTTGATTTTGCTTTTATGCTACATTTGATGTGGAAAGTTCTAATGATAACAAATTATTTGAACAACTTGTTGCAAAAGATGGATCAAGATATTGTCAATGCTCTGAAACTGCTCAATACTGCAAAGCAAGAGTTGCAAAGGATGAGGGATAGTGGATGGAGATCATTACTGGATAATGTCTTTTCTTTTTGTGATAAATATGAGATAGCGATCCCAAAAATGGATGCTCGCTACATTCCTGGTAAGTCGAAACGTAGAGCTCTTGATGTTACATATTCTCATCATTTTCGGGTTGAAAGATTTTATGCTGTTATTGATTTGCTACTTTAGGAGCTTAATAATTGTTTCGACGTTGTTAGTACTGACTTACTTCTTGGTATGACTTGTTTACATCCAACCAAGTCATTTGGTATttttgataagaaaaaaataatgaggtTGGCTGAATATTATCCAAATGAGTTTGATAGCAACAAACTTCGAGATCTCAGTTGTCAGCTTGATAACTTCATAGCACATGTTCGGGGTTCTGATAAAAGATTTTACAATATGAAGGGAATTACTGATCTTGCTAAAGTTTTGGTTGAATCAGAATTGCATTAGACTTGGCCTCTTGTTTATTTACTCATCAAGTTGACTCTCATTCTTCCCGTTGCTACTGCTTCTGTGGAACGAGCATTCTCTTCCATGAACTACATCAAAAATGAACTCCGCATCATGTTTAATAATGAAAGGACCAGCTCATATCATGTTTTATCTtgaaaagctcataaatcataaGTCATTTTTCCTTATAGACATCACATCGTGAATCATGGTTCATAGTCACAAAAGTCATATCAAAAGTAAAATCCTTACGAGAATCAACATGATATGAGCTGGTCCTTTCATGTTgaagatttcaaaaaaaaaatcaactaaggGATTCtgtaattaatatttaataatatattatttataaataaataatatataaagaaGCTTAGTGCGTGCAAATACTAATGTAAAGTAGCATAAAAACTTATAAAAAGTAATGTGCAGCTACAGGGAATCGAACCCAGGGACCTGGATATGGAAGTCCAACCTCAAACCACTGCACCCAGTTATGTGTTTGTTCACTGGGtgcattttaatatattatattatttattttgtatttcttatataattacaCCTAATCTATGTCGAGTCTAGTGGGTGCCGGAGCACTCAAAAAAAACACGTGGTCCGCCCCTGTTTACCCCCCTAAAAAAGAATATGTTGTTTTACCTTTTTACATTATGTCCGCTAACACTCACTCTCACACTGTATTATTCTTTTTACTCTCTTTCTTCAAATCTTTAATTATCTCGAATAGTCAAAAAGCGTTGAACAAAGTGAATTAcaaattctttctttttccttcttaGGTTTTCAAGCATCAAAGAAGACACATAAAAGTAGGAAATGCCAAGTTATCAACTTCTTAAATCGGATTCTATGATTTTAACACCATCATTTTTATCTTAAATTGTCATGTTCTCGTAGTGATTTCTCTGTGGAAGGATGTTTTTAGTAAATTGATAAATTCTACCTAAAACTaacaattgaaaaaaaagaattaatcaaataaattgattataataaatatttagtaGTAAGTTTACATCTAAAACAAATTAGATTTCAAATAGAATATGTATGGAGTTTGTTTAAGATTTAATCCTCTAATTAAAACTTCACTTTAGGCCTCCAATTATTTTGAGCTGCCTCTGGTGTGGGGAAATGTCATAAACTCTATTTATGTAAATGTGGTGATAAAACATCTTGAGATTTCATAAGGCATATAAGAACTTTGGATAGTAAACCCA
Proteins encoded:
- the LOC124889417 gene encoding uncharacterized protein LOC124889417 isoform X3; amino-acid sequence: MIFFCLVTNVLNIVGASYKRRDLLRQHQAVKLKKLIISGEVHTGQGLNQERGLQRPCDTRSGSHCKTLENFIDIFLSILYVLEFAARECPNYLDRLAAETLENTIKGFDFAFMLHLMWKVLMITNYLNNLLQKMDQDIVNALKLLNTAKQELQRMRDSGWRSLLDNVFSFCDKYEIAIPKMDARYIPV